The window CGCTGCACCCACATTACCCCATCACCTTATAGACAGCGCTGCACCCACATTATCCCATCACCTTATCGACAGCGCTGCACCCACATTATCCCATCACATTATagacagcgctgcaccccacattatCCCATCACCTTATAGACAGCGCTGCACCCATCATTATCCCACCACCTTATAGACAGCACTGCACCCACATTATCCCATCACCTTATAGACAGTGCTGCACCCCACATTATCCCATCACCCAACACTCTgcgctgcaccccacattatCCCATCACCTTAGACAGCACTGCACCCCACATTATTCCATCACCTTATCGACAGCGCTGCACCCACATTACGCCATCACCTTATagacagcgctgcaccccacattatTCCATCACCCTACACTCTGCGCTGCACCCACATTATCCCATCACCTTATCGACAGCACTGCACCCACATTATCCCATCACCTTATAGACAGCGCTGCACCGACATTATCCCATCACCCTATAGATAGCGCTGCACCCCCATTATCCCATCACTTTATAGACAGCGCTGCACCCACATTATCCCATCACATTAGAGACAGCGCTGCACCCACATTATATCATCACCTTATAGATGGCGCTGCACCCCCCATTATCCCATCACTTTATAGACAGCGCTGCACCCACATTATCCCATCACCTTATAGATGGCGCTGCACCCCCCATTATCCCATCACTTTATAGACAGCGCTGCACCCACATTATCCCATCACCTTATAGATGGCGCTGCACCCCCCATTATCCCATCACTTTATAGACAGCGCTGCACCCACATTATCCCATCACATTAGAGACAGCGCTGCACCCACATTATATCATCACCTTATAGACAGCGCTGCACCCACATTATCCCATCACCTATAGACAGCGCTGCACCCACATTATATCATCACCTTATAGACAGCGCTGCACCCACATTATATCATCACCATATAAACAGAGCTGCACCCACATTATCCCATCACCTATAGACAGCGCTGCACCCACATTATCCCATCACCCTATAGACAGCGCTGCACCCACATTATCCCATCACCTATAGACAGCGCTGCACCTACATTATCCCATCACCTTATAGACAGCGCTGCACCCCAATTACCCCATCACCTTATAGACGGCGCTGCACCCCCCATTATCCCATCACCTTATAGACAGCGTTGCACACCCATTACCCCATCACCTTATagacagcgctgcaccccacattatCCCATCACCTTATAGACAGCGCTGCACCCCCCATTATCCCATCACCTTATAGACGGCGCTGCACCTATATTATCCCATCACCCTACACTCTGCGCTGCACCTACATTACCCCATCACCTTATAGATGGCGCTGCACCCACATTACCCCATCACCTTATCGACGGCGCTGCACCTACATTATCCCATCACATTATagacagcgctgcaccccacattatCCCATCACATTATAGACAGCGCTGCACCCACATTATCCCATCACATTATAGACAGCGCTGCACCTACATTATCCCATCACATTATagacagcgctgcaccccacattatCCCATCACCTTATAGACAGCGCTGCACCCACATTATCCCATCACATTATagacagcgctgcaccccacattatCCCATCACCTTATAGACAGCGCTGCACCTACATTATCCCATCACCTTATAGACAGCGCTGCACCTACATTATCCCATCACCTTATAGACAGCGCTGCACCTACATTATCCCATCACCTTATAGACAGCGCTGCACCCACATTATCCCATCACCTTATAGACAGCGCTGCACCCCCATTACCCCATCACCTTATAGACAGCGCTGCACCCACATTACCCCATCACCTTATAGACAGCGCTGCACCCACATTATCCCATCACCTTATAGACAGCGCTGCACCCACATTATCCCATCACCTTATAGACAGCGCTGCACCTACATTATCCCATCACCTTATAGACAGCGCTGCACCCACATTATCCCATCACCTTATagacagcgctgcaccccacattatTCAATTACCCTACACTCTGCGCTGCACCCCACAATATCCCATCACCTTATagacagcgctgcaccccacattatCCCATCACCTTATagacagcgctgcaccccacattatCCCATCACCTTATAGACAACGCTGCACCCCACATTATTCCATTACCCTACACTCTgcgctgcaccccacattatCCCATCACCTTAGACAGCGCTGCACCCACATTATTCCATTACCCTACACTCTgcgctgcaccccacattatCCCATCACCTTATAGACAGCGCTGCACCCACATTACCCCATCACCTTATAGACAGCGCTGCACCCACATTACGCCATCACCCTACATTTTGCGCTGCACCCacattccctcattacactttaGGGACCATTGGTCACAGGCCATTATAATGAATCGTGCCGCCATCATACCTGCTATCCTCCCCATGGGGATGTTCTGCTCTTCGGGCGGAGAGATGGACACCATGACGTGGTTCATGTACGCCATCTCCTCTCGGTGAGATAAGTTCATGGGTTTGGTGTCGCGCTGCTGCCCCCCATCGTCCGTTCCCATCCTCGGCGTCTTGAACTCCACAGGGTGCCGGGGGTTGAGGAGCAGCGGGTGCATGATGGGGCTGGGCATGAGCTGGATGACGCGGGGGTTCTCCTGCCGGGGGCTGCCGGGTTTGGGGAGGGCGTCACCGGGACAGTGGTTGGCTTCAGCGGGGGACACAGAGAGGGGGTAGGCGTCCTGAGCGTGGTGGTTACTTTCACTCTGCAGTCGGTGGAGGCGGTCAGCGGGGGACGGGCGGCGGAGGGCGCTGTCCAGGGGGGAGCGCAGGGGGCGGGGTTCAGGATCCGGAGACGGGTGATGGTTGGAGGAGGAGATGGGCGAGTGGGAGCGATGGCGCAGCTCTATGGTGGGAGTATTCTGCGGATGAATGTCTGACGGCGTCCTGGGCGGTCTGTGGTGGATGTGATCTGGaggaaggaaaaaataaaaaataaatcaaccaCTAGGTGGCGCTAAAGGAACAGTGATATAAACCAATAAAAATATCTGGTGTCACTAGAGGGCGCAAAAAAATATTACTGCCAAATAGTTTCAGCCCAAGATATTATTTTCATTATgtgaccactagatggcgctaAAGAGACATCACTACCAAACACACAttgtttttccaaccagggtgcctccagctgtttcaaaactacaactcccagcatgccctggcatgctgggagttgtagttttgcaacagctggaggttggaaaatactgtaatAACATGACCACTAGATGGCGATAAAGTGACAGTACTATCAAATGCTTCCAGCTCAAGATCTCCTGGATTTCATTCGTAGTCACTTGACCACTAGATGGCAACCAAGAGACATTACTACCGAAAACTAAACTTATAACCCAAAATCTTAttggaattttttcttttttttgtgaaataaacTTCTAGATGGCGCTAAAGAGACAGTAACTAATATCCTCCAGCTCAACATCTTGTTGGTAACATTTTGCAGTCACATGACAACTAAAtaaaaggctaaaaaaaaaaaaaaaattactattcaTTATTTTGAGCCCAAATTCTAATTGGTCTATTTCATAATCACATGACCACTAGATGGCCCCAATGAGACATTACTGCCAAATCCTTCCAGCCATGAGATCTCATTGGTTtattataatcacatgatcactaGATGTCCCTAATAACACATTACTACCAAGTGCTTCAGCCATTGGGTCTAATTGGATTATTATAGTCACGTGACCACTCGATGGCCCTGATTAGATAATGTTGCCAAATCATTTCAGTCGTAAGATCTCGTTGGATTATTTCATAGTCGCATGACCACTAGATGGTGCTAAAGAGACATTACTGCTAAATACATCCTGCCCTATGATCTTATTGGTTTATTTTATAGTCACATGATCACTAGATGTCCCTAATTACTGCCAAATTCCTTTAACCCTAAGAACTAATTGGTTTATTCCATAACCACATGACCACTAGATGGCCCCAGTAAGACATTACTGCCAAATACACCCCGCCCTACGagctcattattattattatttttttatagtcacatgaccactagatggcactaATGAGACATTACTGCCAAACCCTTCCAGCACTAAGAACTAGTTTGTTTATTTCATAATCGCCCGACCACTAGATGGCGCTAAAGAGACATTACTGCTAAATACTTTGGTCCCTAAGATTTTATTGGTTTATTTCATAATCACATGACCACTAGATGGCGCCAAAGAGACATTATAGGTCTAACACAACATGTCAGCGATTCATCCTGAGCCTCCTGGTTCATGAATAAAATGATCAGTACCGTCTTGGTGGTTGTGGGGGAGGATGATGTCGGGGTGACTGTGGATGGAGTTTCCAGTGTGGTACGCAGACGGGGGCAGCGGTCGGGGTTTCCTCTGTCGCAGGATGTGCTGCAGAACCTCGTACAGGACGTCACCTGTGCCACAAAAAAAGAGACAGAACACTTACACCCCCACATACAACCTCTAGGGGGCATTATTGTGTAACGGCCATTGCAGCTCCCAGGCTCCTCTACTGCAGCATAACTACACagatgccattcaggagtctgggaaagctgagtaaCCATCCCTTTATGTGGGTAATTCCTCTACATTATAATGGACACTCACCTGAGTGCGGGCAGCGGTATCGGAAGTCCTCCTTGGTGAGGAGCAGCAGCGCCTTCCCGTTCATCTCGAATGAATTATTCTCTATAGGACGCAGTGAGAATTCGTTCTCTGCCCAGCGCAGCCACTGAGACACGTCCTCCCGCGACCAATGAGAGGGAGGGAGACCTGGAGAAGAGAGTGACATCATCAATTCATAGTCACGTGGCCACTAGATGGCGACATAGTCATCACTACTAATTACTTCTAGCCAGACATTTTATTGGTTCATTTCAGTCACATGACCACTAGATGGCGACAAAGACATTACTACTACTAActtctaacccagtgtttcccaaccagggtgcctccagctgttgcaaaactacaactcccagcatgcccggagagccaacggctgtccgggcatgctgggagttgtagttttgcaacagctggaggcaccctggttgggaaacaatgttctAACCTGACCTCCTAATTGGTTAATTTCACAGTCACATGACCAGTAGAGGGCGACAAAGAGTCATCACTACTAATTACTTTTAGCTAGACATCTTATTGGTTCATTTCAAAGTCATGTGCCCACTAGATGGCGACAAAGACACCACAACTAATTACTTCTAACCTGACCTCTTATTGGTTCATTTCAGTCACATGACCACTAGATGGCGACAAAGAGACACTACAACTAATTACTTCTAACCTGACCTCTTATTGGTTTATTTCAGTCACATGGCCACTAGATGGCGACAAAGAGTCATCACTACTAATTACTTTTAACCTGACCTCTCATTGGTTCATTTCAGTCACATGACCACTAGATGGCGACAAAGACATTACTACTACTAActtctaacccagtgtttcccaaccagggtgcctccagctgttgccattggctgtccaggcatactgggagttgtagttttgcaacagctagaggcacccttgttgggaaacagtgTTCTAACCAGACCTCTTATTGGTTTATTTCATAGTCACATGACCACTAGAGGGCAACAGAGTCACTACTAATTACTTTTAACTAGACATCTTATTGGTTAATTTCATAGTCACATGACCACTAGATGGTGACAAAGAGACATCACTTCTAACCAGACATCTAATTGGTTCATTTCAGTCACATGACCACTAGATGGTGCTAAAGAGACGCTACAGCAAAATGTTGTCAGTccaagaatttattttttttgttttttaaatacataaCCACAAGATGGTGCTAAAGAGACATCCACACTAATTAATTCTAACCCAAAATCTCATTGGCTCATGTTAGTCACATGACCACCATATGGCACTAAAGAGACGCTACAGCGAAAAGTTTAGtccaagaataattttttttttttttattacgtggccactagatggcagtaaaGTGACATCACTACCAATTACATTAAACTCGACATCTTATTGGTTCCTTTCATAGTCACATGGCCAATTGATTGAGCTAAACCAATGGTAGTATTTGGCAGTAAAGTATTTCATAGTCACATGACCACTAAAAGGGACATTACTAACAAATCCTTCCAGCTTGAGAGCTCATTGGTTTATTTCATAGTCAcatgaccactagatggcactaAAAAGAGACAATAGTCCAAGAATTTACTCTGTTTTTTAAATAGATGACCTCTAGATGGTGCTAAAGAGACATAACTACCAATCAGTTTCATACTAAGATCTCATTGGTAGATTTCACACTAACATGACCAGTAGATGGCGATAAAGAGACAATATGACCAAATATTTCTAATTGGTCCATACAACAATCACATGACCACTGGGTGGCACTAAAGTGTCCGTATTACCAATTACTTCCAGCTCAATGATTTATTTCATAGTCACGTGGCCACTAAGTGGCGCTAAAGACACTAcagaaaaatatttttaacccaagaattgtgttttgtgtttttttttatatgaccaCTAGATGGCGATAAAGAGACATCACAACCAAATCCTTCCAGCTCAAGATCTTATTGGTTTATTTCATAATAACATGACCACAAGATGGCGCTAAAGACACTACAGAAAACATTTTGTAACCcaagatttgtgtttttttttttttgttttgtttgtttttttaaataacatgaccactagatggcaatAAAGAGACATCACAACCAAATCCTTCCACCTCCAGATCTCATTGGTTCATTTCCCAGGTCACATGACCGCTAGATAACGGCTAAAAGAGACAGTGACATATTTTGAGCACAAAATCTCATCAGTTTATTTCATAATCACATGACCACTAGATGGCCCTAGAGAGACAATACCGCTAAATACTTCCATCCCTAAGATTTCATTGTTTAATTTATTGTCACATGACCACTAGATGGCCCTAGAGAGACAATACCACTAAATACTTCCATCCCTAAGATTTCTTTGTTTAATTTATTGTCAcatgaccactagatggcagcattaCTAATAGAAAGTAaacaagaaaaataagaaaaattatttacattaaaaaaaaaataataaatgttggTGGGGGAAGAGGGTTTCggataattttttaaatttttttttttataaaaatgttgcaaTCCATTAAGGAGTTAACCCCGTGTTCGCCCTCACATCTCTCCAGGAAGTTTTTCGCGAAGGAAATTTCCTGCGGTCAAACAGACGCGTCCAAGAAACGTTATCAGGCGCAACGCAGCCCCCGGGTCTCCATGGAAACCACAACAAACTCCGAACTGCTGTGGACAAGTGGTCCCGAATAAAAGGGACAATTACTATGCAagacagtgttttcccaaccagggtgcctccagctgttgaaaaactacaactcccagcatgcccggacagccttcggctgtccgggcatgctgggagttgtagttttgcaacagctggaggcaccctgtttgggaaaacactgacataggaaGAGTCCCACAATTTTTTGTCTTCAGAAGAAACCCTCCTATAGGTGGCACCAGATGGACGGGTTTTCTAACCTGCAGACGAGATAATTTGCATAAATAATTTCCCATGGAGCATTGCATGTAAGACTggatctccttaaaggggtactccgctggaaaactttttttttatttttttaaatcaactggtgccagaaagttaaacagatttgtaaatgacttctatttaaaaaaaaaaatctgaatccttccagtacttatcagctgctgttatgatccacaggaagttcttttatttttgaattttatttttgagtgctctctgctgacacctctgtccatgtcaggaactgtccagagtaggagaaaatcatccccatagaaaacctctcctgctctggacagttcctaaaacgaacagaggtgtcagcagagagcactgtggtcagacagaaaggaaattcaataagaaaagaacttcctgtggagcatatagcagctgataagtactggaaggattgacattttttttttatagaagtcatttacaaatctgtttaaccagttgataaaaaaaaaataataataataatttaaaaaaagttttccagtggagtacccctttaatgagaagaTGAGTCATGTGATGgcgggcaaggggggggggggcactaatgCACGTGCGTTTAACCCCTGAATGACCATTCATACGTGTTTTCACGGCGATCACAGCAGAGAAACCTCCACtcctggcagtttaaccccttacatACCAGGGTCCAACCATGACCACAGCaggtaaaagtataaaaaaaaaaaattggggggaaagggatataaaaaaaaaaaaaattggtcccTCAAAAAATATGGTAACGTtaacgaaaaagaaaaaaaaaaatctgtttggatattaaggggttaagtttcccGACAGATACATCCTATTGGCTGGGCTGGGTGTCATGTGACCCACGCACTATCGGGATTGGCCAGTTTTATGCAAATAaatgttaataataaataatggaAAAGTCTGGAAGTTTCCGCCGGTGGAGAAGATATTGCGCAGCTCGTAGAGGATTGTAAGGActggatacactgtaacaaaccctcagctgggggggggggagttttatACTGGGACTGAAGGGGTTAAGCGGCAGAGTTCATGGAGGGTCCCTGGAGGTGAAGTTCATTCGTCATCCCCATTAGGAAACCCGGGGCCCATCCAAGAGGTCGGAGGCCGGAAACCTCATCAGCCCCCGCAACGAATTCCTTCCACCTCACCGAAACGGAGAGGAAacttccctcctggaggaaggaggaggaggaagagcggAGGAGGAGCGGGGTTAACTCTTCATtatctgaggaggaggaggaagagcggAGGAGGAGCGGGGTTAACTCTTCATtatctgaggaggaggaggaagagcggAGGAGGAGCGGGGTTAACTCTTCATTATCTGAGGAGGAGCGGGGTTAACTCTTCATTATCTGAGGAGGCGGAGGAGGAGCGGGGTTAACTCTTCATtatctgaggaggaggaggaagagcggAGGAGGAGCGGGGTTAACTCTTCATTATCTGAGTAGGAGGAGCGGGGTTAACTCTTCATTAtctgaggaggaggaagagcggAGGAGGAGCGGGGTTAACTCTTAATtatctgaggaggaggaggaagagcggAGGAGGAGCGGGGTTAACTCTTCATTATCTGAGGAGGAGGAGCGGGGTTAACTCTTCATtatctgaggaggaggaggaagagcggAGGAGGAGCGGGGTTAACTCTTCATTATCTGAGGAGGAGGAGCGGGGTTAACTCTTCATtatctgaggaggaggaggaagagcggAGGAGGAGCGGGGTTAACTCTTCATTATCTGAGGAGGAGGAGCGGGGTTAACTCTTCATTAtcagaggaggaggagcggggTTAACTCTTCATTAtctgaggaggaggaagagcggAGGAGGAGCGGGGTTAACTCTTCATTATCAGAGGAGGAGCAGGGTTAACTCTTCATtatctgaggaggaggaggaggagcggggtTAACTCTTCATtatctgaggaggaggaggaagagcggGGTTAACTCTTCATTATCTGAGGAGGCGGAGGAGGAGCGGGGTTAACTCTTCATTATCTGAGGAGGAGCGGGGTTAACTCTTCATTATCTGAGGAGGAGCGGGGTTAACTCTTCATTATCTGAGGAGGCGGAGGAAGAGGAGCGGAGGAGGAGCAGGGTTAACTCTTCATTATCTGAGGAGGAAGAGCGGAGGAGGAGCAGGGTTAAATCTTCATTATCTGAGGAGGAGCGGGATTAACTCTTCATTATCTGAGGAGGAGGAGCGGGATTAACTCTTCATTATCTGAGGAGGAGCGGGGTTAACTTCATTATCTGAGGAGGAGCGGGGTTAACTCTTCATTATCTGAGGAGGAGCGAGATTAACTCTTCATTAtcagaggaggaggagcgggaTTAACTCTTCATTATCTGAGGAGGAGCGGAGGAGGAGCGGGGTTAACTTCATTATCTGAGGAAGAGGAGTGGGATTAACTCTTCATTatctgaggaggagggggaagagcGGAGGAGGAGCGGGGTTAACTTCATTATCAGAGGAAGAGGAGCGGAGGAGGAGCGGGGTTAACTCTTCATtatcagaggaggaggaggagcgggatTAACTCTTCATTATCTGAGGAGGAGCGGGGTTAACTCTTAATTATCTGAGGAGGAGCGGAGGAGGAAGAGCAGGGTTAACTCTTCATTATCTGAGGAGGAGCGGAGGAGGAAGAGCAGGGTTAACTCTTCATTATCTGAGGAGGAGCGAGATTAACTCTTCATTATCAGAGGAGGAGCGTGATTAACTCTTCATTATCTGAGGAGGAGCGGGGTTAACTCTTCATTATCAGAGGAGGAGGATCGGGGTTAAATCTTCATTATCTGAGGAGGAGCGGGGTTAACTCTTCATTATCTGAGGAGGAGCGGGGTTAACTCTTCATTATCTGAGGAGGAGCGGGGTTAACTCTTCAttatagggggaggaggagcgggATTAACTCTTCATTATCTGAGGAGGAGGAGCGGGGTTAACTCTTCATCTGAGGAGGAGGAGCGTGATTAACTCTTTCATTATCGGAGGAGGAGCGGAGGAGGAGCGGGGTTAACTCTTTCATTATCGGAGGAGGAGCGGGATTAAATCTTGATTATCGGAGGAGGAGCGGGACTAATTTATCTCGGGAGGAGCGGGAATAACTCTTCATTATCTAAGGAGGAGCGGGATTTACTTCATTATCGGAGGAGGAGGAGCGAGATTAACTCTACTATCTGAGGAGGAGGGGATAGTTAACCCTTTATTATCCGAGGAGAGGAAAAAGGGGAAGATTAATTCTTTAATATTCGAGTGGAGGTGGGGAGTATTAACCATTTTTAATCCAAGGAAAGCAGCGGAGGAGGGGAGGTTTAATCACTTATTCTCCGATGAGAGGACAAGAGCAGGGGGATGGGTGGTGGATTTGGGAGTAGGATTAACCATTTATCCTCCTGCAATGGTAATATGACGACATgtcatcacagcccgccccctgtatgacatcactgatataatataatagtaatataatgacatttgatcacagccccgccccatggtatgacatcactgatataatataatagtaatataatgacatgtgatcacagccccgccccctgtatgacatcactgatataatagtaatatgatgacatgtgatcacagccccgccccctgtatgacatcactgatataatataatagtaatataatgacatgtgatcacagccccgccccctgtatgacatcactgatataatggtaatataatgacatgtgatcacagccccgccccgtatgacatcactgatataatggtaatataatgacatgtaatcacagccccgccccttgtatgacatcacttatataatataatagtgatataatgacgtgatcacagccccgccccctgtatgacatcattgatataatataatagtaatataatgacatgtgatcacagccccgccccctgtatgacatcactgatataatataatagtaatataatgacatgtgatcagccccgccccctgtatgacatcactgatataatataatagtaatataatgacatgtgatcacagccccgccccctgtatgacatcactgatataatataatagtaatataatgacatgtgatcacagccccgccccctgtatgacatcactgatataatataatagtaatataatgacatgtgatcacagccccgccccctgtatgacatcactgatataatataatagtaatataatgacatgtgatcacaaccccgccccctgtatgacatcactgatataatataatagtcatataatgacatgtgatcacagccccgccccctgtatgacatcactgatataatataatagtaatataatgacatgtgatcacagcccccctgtgtgacatcactgatataatataatgacatgtgatcacagccccgccccctgtatgatatcactgatataatagtaatataatgacatgtgatcacagccccgccccctgtatgacatcactgatataatagtaatataatgacatgtgatcacagccccgccccctgtatgacatcactgatatataatagtaatataatgacatgtgatcacagccccgccccctgtgtgacatcactgatataatataatagtaatataatgacatgtgatcacagccccgccccctgtatgacatcactgatataatataatagtaatataatgacgtgatcacagccccgccccctgtatgacatcactgatataatataatagtaatataatgacatgtgatcacagccccgccccctgtatgacatataatatgacatgtgattacagccccgccccctgtatgacatcactgatatataatagtaatataatgacatgtgattacagccccgccccctgtatgacatcactgatatataatagtaatataatgacatgtgattacagccccgccccctgtatgacatcactgatatataatagtaatataatgacatgtgatcacagccccgccccctgtatgacatcactgatatataatagtaatataatgacatgtgatctatGCACCTTATACTCTAGGATCATCTATTCCTCTATTACTGCGGCCTTTA is drawn from Hyla sarda isolate aHylSar1 chromosome 4, aHylSar1.hap1, whole genome shotgun sequence and contains these coding sequences:
- the ETV6 gene encoding transcription factor ETV6 isoform X3 codes for the protein MSSAQFCIKQEQISYSPPESPGQNSATPSPSSLHVSGPRTYRMEEDSVRLPGHLRLPPSHWSREDVSQWLRWAENEFSLRPIENNSFEMNGKALLLLTKEDFRYRCPHSGDVLYEVLQHILRQRKPRPLPPSAYHTGNSIHSHPDIILPHNHQDDHIHHRPPRTPSDIHPQNTPTIELRHRSHSPISSSNHHPSPDPEPRPLRSPLDSALRRPSPADRLHRLQSESNHHAQDAYPLSVSPAEANHCPGDALPKPGSPRQENPRVIQLMPSPIMHPLLLNPRHPVEFKTPRMGTDDGGQQRDTKPMNLSHREEMAYMNHVMVSISPPEEQNIPMGRIADCRLLWDYVYQLLSDTRYENFIRWEDKESMVFRIMDPNGLARLWGNHKNRTNMTYEKMSRALRHYYKLNIIRKEPGQRLLFRFMKTPDEIMSGRTDRLEHLESQELLDEQMYQEDDC
- the ETV6 gene encoding transcription factor ETV6 isoform X2, whose protein sequence is MRRLRGECRKWQEQISYSPPESPGQNSATPSPSSLHVSGPRTYRMEEDSVRLPGHLRLPPSHWSREDVSQWLRWAENEFSLRPIENNSFEMNGKALLLLTKEDFRYRCPHSGDVLYEVLQHILRQRKPRPLPPSAYHTGNSIHSHPDIILPHNHQDDHIHHRPPRTPSDIHPQNTPTIELRHRSHSPISSSNHHPSPDPEPRPLRSPLDSALRRPSPADRLHRLQSESNHHAQDAYPLSVSPAEANHCPGDALPKPGSPRQENPRVIQLMPSPIMHPLLLNPRHPVEFKTPRMGTDDGGQQRDTKPMNLSHREEMAYMNHVMVSISPPEEQNIPMGRIADCRLLWDYVYQLLSDTRYENFIRWEDKESMVFRIMDPNGLARLWGNHKNRTNMTYEKMSRALRHYYKLNIIRKEPGQRLLFRFMKTPDEIMSGRTDRLEHLESQELLDEQMYQEDDC
- the ETV6 gene encoding transcription factor ETV6 isoform X1 produces the protein MEEDSVRLPGHLRLPPSHWSREDVSQWLRWAENEFSLRPIENNSFEMNGKALLLLTKEDFRYRCPHSGDVLYEVLQHILRQRKPRPLPPSAYHTGNSIHSHPDIILPHNHQDDHIHHRPPRTPSDIHPQNTPTIELRHRSHSPISSSNHHPSPDPEPRPLRSPLDSALRRPSPADRLHRLQSESNHHAQDAYPLSVSPAEANHCPGDALPKPGSPRQENPRVIQLMPSPIMHPLLLNPRHPVEFKTPRMGTDDGGQQRDTKPMNLSHREEMAYMNHVMVSISPPEEQNIPMGRIADCRLLWDYVYQLLSDTRYENFIRWEDKESMVFRIMDPNGLARLWGNHKNRTNMTYEKMSRALRHYYKLNIIRKEPGQRLLFRFMKTPDEIMSGRTDRLEHLESQELLDEQMYQEDDC